Proteins found in one Neodiprion lecontei isolate iyNeoLeco1 chromosome 6, iyNeoLeco1.1, whole genome shotgun sequence genomic segment:
- the LOC107227207 gene encoding potassium voltage-gated channel protein eag isoform X7, giving the protein MPGGRRGLVAPQNTFLENIIRRSSSQPDSSFLLANAQIVDFPIVYCNESFCKISGYNRAEVMQKSCRCAFMYGELTDKETISRIEECLEGQIHDQFEILLYKKNKTPLWLLLQIAPIKNERDLVVLFLLTFRDITALKQPIETDDTKGGLSKFAKLARSVTRSRSVLVSQFSSHLPVLKDTALPTTAKQSHLAHMMSLSGDVMPQYRQEAPKTPPHILLHYCAFKAIWDWIILCLTFYTAIMVPYNVAFKNKTSEDVSLLVVDSIVDVIFFIDIVLNFHTTFVGAGGEVVSDPKVIRMNYLKSWFIIDLLSCLPYDVFNAFDHDEDGIGSLFSALKVVRLLRLGRVVRKLDRYLEYGAAMLILLLCFYMLVAHWLACIWYSIGRSDADAGVQYSWLWKLANVTQSPYSYLWSNASATPELIAGPARRTMYVTALYFTMTCMTSVGFGNVAAETDNEKIFTICMMIIAALLYATIFGHVTTIIQQMTSATAKYHDMLNNVREFMKLHEVPKALSERVMDYVVSTWAMTKGLDTDKVLNYCPKDMKADICVHLNRKVFNEHPAFRLASDGCLRALAMHFTMSHSAPGDLLYHTGESIDSLCFIVTGSLEVIQDDEVVAILGKGDVFGDSFWKDSAIGQSAANVRALTYCDLHTIKRDRLLEVLDFYQAFANSFARNLVLTYNLRHRLIFRKVADVRREKELAERRKNEPQLDQTQDHLVRKIFSRFRRERHNTDVEKADNKENKDGESLHSRKMSSSDENNANRTRPSKWGRLLGSSSLDSSNETGMNDTFKRSLSARDSRPSSSASTNKVFPKLAKLGSTGATIEEVSDTENLKESTHVQNLSADSKQLSLRRLESYDGGLISQPHNDREILSAVLEVKVDLKLEVQKVNQRLAKIEDMLQTLMNRVSVSSTPMTVVPAHNQNNSTSTHLQSVSSATQGDSTEQKSVDSNKEQSCDRFKFQEYTQSHSDRSKEVSDRLMSCPSEYKAPKEVSKELFERLAQASTSRDDVNPLGPLILRKRRSKSRNKGAAPQAPLATQPVSPTDATETTQMLEPAEESVTSSAEARTERLERTERLERKRPPPRPREYS; this is encoded by the exons cCGACAGCAGTTTCCTCCTAGCAAATGCCCAGATAGTGGATTTTCCAATTGTCTACTGCAACGAGagcttttgcaaaatttccgGCTACAATAGAGCAGAG GTGATGCAAAAGTCATGTCGTTGCGCTTTTATGTACGGCGAACTGACCGACAAGGAGACGATATCCCGGATCGAAGAGTGTCTGGAAGGGCAGATACACGACCAGTTCGAAATTCTACTTTACAAGAAAAACA AGACACCGCTATGGCTTTTACTGCAAATCGCACCAATCAAAAACGAACGAGATCTGGTCGTCCTGTTTCTCCTGACATTTCGGGATATCACCGCGCTCAAACAGCCCATAGAAACGGACGACACCAAGGGTGGATTATCAAAGTTTGCAAAGCTCGCACGCTCCGTCACCAGGTCCAGATCTGTTCTCGTTTCACAGTTCAGCTCGCATCTCCCTGTCCTCAAAGACACAGCACTGCCAACTACAGCCAAGCAATCGCACTTGGCACAT aTGATGTCCCTCAGTGGTGACGTCATGCCACAGTATCGCCAAGAAGCTCCCAAAACACCTCCACATATTTTGCTACATTACTGCGCCTTTAAAGCTATCTGGGATTGGATCATTCTCTGTCTCACATTCTATACTGCGATCATGGTTCCATACAACGTTGCATTTAAGAACAAAACCAGCGAGGATGTTTCCCTACTGGTTGTCGACAGTATAGTTGAtgtcattttctttattgatatcgttttaaattttcacacaacATTCGTCGGTGCTGGTGGTGAGGTGGTCTCGGATCCGAAG GTAATACGgatgaattatttgaagtcaTGGTTCATAATAGATTTGCTAAGCTGTTTACCTTACGACGTATTCAACGCGTTTGACCACGACGAAGATGGGATAGGCAGCTTGTTTTCTGCCCTAAAAGTTGTACGACTCTTGCGATTAGGACGTGTTGTGAGGAAACTTGATCGTTACTTGGAGTACGGAGCAGCAATGCTAATTTTGCTACTCTGTTTTTACATGCTGGTTGCCCATTGGCTCGCCTGCATTTG GTATTCTATAGGGAGATCCGATGCTGATGCTGGTGTGCAATATTCTTGGCTGTGGAAACTGGCTAATGTTACACAGTCACCCTACAGCTATTTGTGGTCAAATGCAAGCGCTACACCAGAATTAATAGCTGGTCCCGCGAGACGTACAATGTACGTTACTGCCTTGTACTTCACAATGACCTGCATGACGTCGGTGGGCTTTGGAAATGTCGCAGCAGAAACtgataatgagaaaattttcaccatttgCATGATGATCATCGCTG CTCTTCTGTATGCTACAATATTTGGGCATGTAACGACCATAATCCAGCAGATGACGTCGGCAACAGCAAAGTATCACGATATGTTAAACAACGTTAGGGAATTCATGAAACTTCATGAGGTACCGAAAGCGCTTAGTGAACGAGTTATGGACTACGTCGTCAGCACGTGGGCCATGACCAAAGGGCTTGACACTGATAAGGTTCTTAATTACTGTCCCAAGGATATGAAGGCAGATATTTGCGTTCATTTAAATAGAAAGGTCTTCAACGAACACCCAGCCTTCag ACTGGCCTCTGATGGCTGTTTAAGAGCTCTCGCTATGCACTTCACGATGTCACATAGTGCACCAGGGGACCTCTTGTACCACACTGGCGAATCCATAGACTCTCTATGCTTCATCGTAACCGGGAGCCTGGAGGTGATACAGGACGACGAGGTAGTCGCGATTCTCGGCAAAGGAGACGTCTTTGGCGACAGCTTTTGGAAAGATTCTGCCATCGGTCAGAGCGCGGCCAATGTTAGAGCTTTGACGTACTGTGATCTCCACACCATCAAACGTGACAGACTGCTGGAGGTCCTCGACTTTTACCAAGCATTCGCAAACTCGTTTGCTCGTAATCTCGTCCTCACCTACAACCTTCGTCATCGG CTGATCTTCCGAAAGGTGGCTGATGTACGACGTGAGAAAGAACTCGCTGAACGTAGGAAAAATGAACCGCAGTTGGACCAAACACAAGATCATCTTGttcgaaagattttttcaag GTTCCGCCGAGAGAGACATAACACAGATGTTGAAAAAGCGGACAACAAAGAAAATAAGGATGGGGAATCTTTGCATTCCAGAAAAATGTCGTCGAGTGATGAGAACAATGCTAATCGTACACGACCTAGCAAGTGGGGCCGTTTACTAGGCAGTTCTAGTCTAGACTCTAGTAATGAAACAGGCATGAATGATACTTTCAAACGTTCTCTAAGCGCCAGAGATTCAAGACCTAGCTCAAGTGCAAGTACTAATAAAGTTTTCCCAAAGCTAGCTAAGCTAGGGAGTACTGGTGCAACTATCGAGGAAGTCAGTGATacggaaaatttgaaagaatcaACACATGTACAAAATTTAAGTGCAGATTCCAAACAATTAAGTCTCAGAAGACTGGAAAGTTATGACGGAGGTCTGATATCACAACCGCATAATGACAGGGAGATTTTATCTGCTGTTTTAGAAGTTAAGGTTGATTTAAAGTTGGAAGTTCAAAAGGTTAATCAGAGATTAGCAAAGATAGAAGACATGTTACAGACTCTGATGAATCGCGTCTCTGTTAGTAGCACACCAATGACTGTAGTTCCTGCGCataatcaaaataattctACATCGACTCATTTGCAGAGCGTCAGTTCTGCAACACAAGGAGATAGTACAGAACAAAAGTCTGTAGATTCTAACAAAGAGCAATCGTGCgatcgtttcaaatttcaagaataTACGCAATCGCATTCTGATCGTTCTAAAGAAGTTTCAGATAGACTTATGAGCTGTCCTAGTGAATATAAAGCCCCTAAAGAAGTTAGCAAAGAGTTGTTCGAACGTTTAGCCCAGGCCTCAACCTCTCGGGATGACGTGAATCCTTTGGGACCATTAATTTTGAGAAAACGTAGGAGCAAATCGCGAAATAAAGGTGCAGCTCCTCAAGCCCCTCTAGCTACGCAGCCTGTGAGTCCTACGGATGCGACTGAAACTACACAAATGCTCGAACCTGCTGAAGAATCTGTAACGTCAAGCGCAGAAGCACGAACGGAAAGGTTAGAGCGGACCGAAAGATTAGAACGTAAGCGACCACCACCCAGACCTagagaatattcatga
- the LOC107227207 gene encoding potassium voltage-gated channel protein eag isoform X1 produces MPGGRRGLVAPQNTFLENIIRRSSSQPDSSFLLANAQIVDFPIVYCNESFCKISGYNRAEVMQKSCRCAFMYGELTDKETISRIEECLEGQIHDQFEILLYKKNSTPRETPLWLLLQIAPIKNERDLVVLFLLTFRDITALKQPIETDDTKGGLSKFAKLARSVTRSRSVLVSQFSSHLPVLKDTALPTTAKQSHLAHMMSLSGDVMPQYRQEAPKTPPHILLHYCAFKAIWDWIILCLTFYTAIMVPYNVAFKNKTSEDVSLLVVDSIVDVIFFIDIVLNFHTTFVGAGGEVVSDPKVIRMNYLKSWFIIDLLSCLPYDVFNAFDHDEDGIGSLFSALKVVRLLRLGRVVRKLDRYLEYGAAMLILLLCFYMLVAHWLACIWYVTLRYSIGRSDADAGVQYSWLWKLANVTQSPYSYLWSNASATPELIAGPARRTMYVTALYFTMTCMTSVGFGNVAAETDNEKIFTICMMIIAALLYATIFGHVTTIIQQMTSATAKYHDMLNNVREFMKLHEVPKALSERVMDYVVSTWAMTKGLDTDKVLNYCPKDMKADICVHLNRKVFNEHPAFRLASDGCLRALAMHFTMSHSAPGDLLYHTGESIDSLCFIVTGSLEVIQDDEVVAILGKGDVFGDSFWKDSAIGQSAANVRALTYCDLHTIKRDRLLEVLDFYQAFANSFARNLVLTYNLRHRLIFRKVADVRREKELAERRKNEPQLDQTQDHLVRKIFSRFKTDGEPLMTKMVTCHHQDSDEELTVNVLPPWPSFRFRRERHNTDVEKADNKENKDGESLHSRKMSSSDENNANRTRPSKWGRLLGSSSLDSSNETGMNDTFKRSLSARDSRPSSSASTNKVFPKLAKLGSTGATIEEVSDTENLKESTHVQNLSADSKQLSLRRLESYDGGLISQPHNDREILSAVLEVKVDLKLEVQKVNQRLAKIEDMLQTLMNRVSVSSTPMTVVPAHNQNNSTSTHLQSVSSATQGDSTEQKSVDSNKEQSCDRFKFQEYTQSHSDRSKEVSDRLMSCPSEYKAPKEVSKELFERLAQASTSRDDVNPLGPLILRKRRSKSRNKGAAPQAPLATQPVSPTDATETTQMLEPAEESVTSSAEARTERLERTERLERKRPPPRPREYS; encoded by the exons cCGACAGCAGTTTCCTCCTAGCAAATGCCCAGATAGTGGATTTTCCAATTGTCTACTGCAACGAGagcttttgcaaaatttccgGCTACAATAGAGCAGAG GTGATGCAAAAGTCATGTCGTTGCGCTTTTATGTACGGCGAACTGACCGACAAGGAGACGATATCCCGGATCGAAGAGTGTCTGGAAGGGCAGATACACGACCAGTTCGAAATTCTACTTTACAAGAAAAACA gtacCCCACGAG AGACACCGCTATGGCTTTTACTGCAAATCGCACCAATCAAAAACGAACGAGATCTGGTCGTCCTGTTTCTCCTGACATTTCGGGATATCACCGCGCTCAAACAGCCCATAGAAACGGACGACACCAAGGGTGGATTATCAAAGTTTGCAAAGCTCGCACGCTCCGTCACCAGGTCCAGATCTGTTCTCGTTTCACAGTTCAGCTCGCATCTCCCTGTCCTCAAAGACACAGCACTGCCAACTACAGCCAAGCAATCGCACTTGGCACAT aTGATGTCCCTCAGTGGTGACGTCATGCCACAGTATCGCCAAGAAGCTCCCAAAACACCTCCACATATTTTGCTACATTACTGCGCCTTTAAAGCTATCTGGGATTGGATCATTCTCTGTCTCACATTCTATACTGCGATCATGGTTCCATACAACGTTGCATTTAAGAACAAAACCAGCGAGGATGTTTCCCTACTGGTTGTCGACAGTATAGTTGAtgtcattttctttattgatatcgttttaaattttcacacaacATTCGTCGGTGCTGGTGGTGAGGTGGTCTCGGATCCGAAG GTAATACGgatgaattatttgaagtcaTGGTTCATAATAGATTTGCTAAGCTGTTTACCTTACGACGTATTCAACGCGTTTGACCACGACGAAGATGGGATAGGCAGCTTGTTTTCTGCCCTAAAAGTTGTACGACTCTTGCGATTAGGACGTGTTGTGAGGAAACTTGATCGTTACTTGGAGTACGGAGCAGCAATGCTAATTTTGCTACTCTGTTTTTACATGCTGGTTGCCCATTGGCTCGCCTGCATTTGGTACGTCACTTTAAG GTATTCTATAGGGAGATCCGATGCTGATGCTGGTGTGCAATATTCTTGGCTGTGGAAACTGGCTAATGTTACACAGTCACCCTACAGCTATTTGTGGTCAAATGCAAGCGCTACACCAGAATTAATAGCTGGTCCCGCGAGACGTACAATGTACGTTACTGCCTTGTACTTCACAATGACCTGCATGACGTCGGTGGGCTTTGGAAATGTCGCAGCAGAAACtgataatgagaaaattttcaccatttgCATGATGATCATCGCTG CTCTTCTGTATGCTACAATATTTGGGCATGTAACGACCATAATCCAGCAGATGACGTCGGCAACAGCAAAGTATCACGATATGTTAAACAACGTTAGGGAATTCATGAAACTTCATGAGGTACCGAAAGCGCTTAGTGAACGAGTTATGGACTACGTCGTCAGCACGTGGGCCATGACCAAAGGGCTTGACACTGATAAGGTTCTTAATTACTGTCCCAAGGATATGAAGGCAGATATTTGCGTTCATTTAAATAGAAAGGTCTTCAACGAACACCCAGCCTTCag ACTGGCCTCTGATGGCTGTTTAAGAGCTCTCGCTATGCACTTCACGATGTCACATAGTGCACCAGGGGACCTCTTGTACCACACTGGCGAATCCATAGACTCTCTATGCTTCATCGTAACCGGGAGCCTGGAGGTGATACAGGACGACGAGGTAGTCGCGATTCTCGGCAAAGGAGACGTCTTTGGCGACAGCTTTTGGAAAGATTCTGCCATCGGTCAGAGCGCGGCCAATGTTAGAGCTTTGACGTACTGTGATCTCCACACCATCAAACGTGACAGACTGCTGGAGGTCCTCGACTTTTACCAAGCATTCGCAAACTCGTTTGCTCGTAATCTCGTCCTCACCTACAACCTTCGTCATCGG CTGATCTTCCGAAAGGTGGCTGATGTACGACGTGAGAAAGAACTCGCTGAACGTAGGAAAAATGAACCGCAGTTGGACCAAACACAAGATCATCTTGttcgaaagattttttcaag ATTCAAGACGGATGGAGAACCCCTAATGACAAAGATGGTGACCTGTCATCATCAGGATTCAGACGAGGAGCTCACTGTCAACGTACTACCACCATGGCCCAGTTTTAg GTTCCGCCGAGAGAGACATAACACAGATGTTGAAAAAGCGGACAACAAAGAAAATAAGGATGGGGAATCTTTGCATTCCAGAAAAATGTCGTCGAGTGATGAGAACAATGCTAATCGTACACGACCTAGCAAGTGGGGCCGTTTACTAGGCAGTTCTAGTCTAGACTCTAGTAATGAAACAGGCATGAATGATACTTTCAAACGTTCTCTAAGCGCCAGAGATTCAAGACCTAGCTCAAGTGCAAGTACTAATAAAGTTTTCCCAAAGCTAGCTAAGCTAGGGAGTACTGGTGCAACTATCGAGGAAGTCAGTGATacggaaaatttgaaagaatcaACACATGTACAAAATTTAAGTGCAGATTCCAAACAATTAAGTCTCAGAAGACTGGAAAGTTATGACGGAGGTCTGATATCACAACCGCATAATGACAGGGAGATTTTATCTGCTGTTTTAGAAGTTAAGGTTGATTTAAAGTTGGAAGTTCAAAAGGTTAATCAGAGATTAGCAAAGATAGAAGACATGTTACAGACTCTGATGAATCGCGTCTCTGTTAGTAGCACACCAATGACTGTAGTTCCTGCGCataatcaaaataattctACATCGACTCATTTGCAGAGCGTCAGTTCTGCAACACAAGGAGATAGTACAGAACAAAAGTCTGTAGATTCTAACAAAGAGCAATCGTGCgatcgtttcaaatttcaagaataTACGCAATCGCATTCTGATCGTTCTAAAGAAGTTTCAGATAGACTTATGAGCTGTCCTAGTGAATATAAAGCCCCTAAAGAAGTTAGCAAAGAGTTGTTCGAACGTTTAGCCCAGGCCTCAACCTCTCGGGATGACGTGAATCCTTTGGGACCATTAATTTTGAGAAAACGTAGGAGCAAATCGCGAAATAAAGGTGCAGCTCCTCAAGCCCCTCTAGCTACGCAGCCTGTGAGTCCTACGGATGCGACTGAAACTACACAAATGCTCGAACCTGCTGAAGAATCTGTAACGTCAAGCGCAGAAGCACGAACGGAAAGGTTAGAGCGGACCGAAAGATTAGAACGTAAGCGACCACCACCCAGACCTagagaatattcatga
- the LOC107227207 gene encoding potassium voltage-gated channel protein eag isoform X3 has product MPGGRRGLVAPQNTFLENIIRRSSSQPDSSFLLANAQIVDFPIVYCNESFCKISGYNRAEVMQKSCRCAFMYGELTDKETISRIEECLEGQIHDQFEILLYKKNSTPRETPLWLLLQIAPIKNERDLVVLFLLTFRDITALKQPIETDDTKGGLSKFAKLARSVTRSRSVLVSQFSSHLPVLKDTALPTTAKQSHLAHMMSLSGDVMPQYRQEAPKTPPHILLHYCAFKAIWDWIILCLTFYTAIMVPYNVAFKNKTSEDVSLLVVDSIVDVIFFIDIVLNFHTTFVGAGGEVVSDPKVIRMNYLKSWFIIDLLSCLPYDVFNAFDHDEDGIGSLFSALKVVRLLRLGRVVRKLDRYLEYGAAMLILLLCFYMLVAHWLACIWYSIGRSDADAGVQYSWLWKLANVTQSPYSYLWSNASATPELIAGPARRTMYVTALYFTMTCMTSVGFGNVAAETDNEKIFTICMMIIAALLYATIFGHVTTIIQQMTSATAKYHDMLNNVREFMKLHEVPKALSERVMDYVVSTWAMTKGLDTDKVLNYCPKDMKADICVHLNRKVFNEHPAFRLASDGCLRALAMHFTMSHSAPGDLLYHTGESIDSLCFIVTGSLEVIQDDEVVAILGKGDVFGDSFWKDSAIGQSAANVRALTYCDLHTIKRDRLLEVLDFYQAFANSFARNLVLTYNLRHRLIFRKVADVRREKELAERRKNEPQLDQTQDHLVRKIFSRFKTDGEPLMTKMVTCHHQDSDEELTVNVLPPWPSFRFRRERHNTDVEKADNKENKDGESLHSRKMSSSDENNANRTRPSKWGRLLGSSSLDSSNETGMNDTFKRSLSARDSRPSSSASTNKVFPKLAKLGSTGATIEEVSDTENLKESTHVQNLSADSKQLSLRRLESYDGGLISQPHNDREILSAVLEVKVDLKLEVQKVNQRLAKIEDMLQTLMNRVSVSSTPMTVVPAHNQNNSTSTHLQSVSSATQGDSTEQKSVDSNKEQSCDRFKFQEYTQSHSDRSKEVSDRLMSCPSEYKAPKEVSKELFERLAQASTSRDDVNPLGPLILRKRRSKSRNKGAAPQAPLATQPVSPTDATETTQMLEPAEESVTSSAEARTERLERTERLERKRPPPRPREYS; this is encoded by the exons cCGACAGCAGTTTCCTCCTAGCAAATGCCCAGATAGTGGATTTTCCAATTGTCTACTGCAACGAGagcttttgcaaaatttccgGCTACAATAGAGCAGAG GTGATGCAAAAGTCATGTCGTTGCGCTTTTATGTACGGCGAACTGACCGACAAGGAGACGATATCCCGGATCGAAGAGTGTCTGGAAGGGCAGATACACGACCAGTTCGAAATTCTACTTTACAAGAAAAACA gtacCCCACGAG AGACACCGCTATGGCTTTTACTGCAAATCGCACCAATCAAAAACGAACGAGATCTGGTCGTCCTGTTTCTCCTGACATTTCGGGATATCACCGCGCTCAAACAGCCCATAGAAACGGACGACACCAAGGGTGGATTATCAAAGTTTGCAAAGCTCGCACGCTCCGTCACCAGGTCCAGATCTGTTCTCGTTTCACAGTTCAGCTCGCATCTCCCTGTCCTCAAAGACACAGCACTGCCAACTACAGCCAAGCAATCGCACTTGGCACAT aTGATGTCCCTCAGTGGTGACGTCATGCCACAGTATCGCCAAGAAGCTCCCAAAACACCTCCACATATTTTGCTACATTACTGCGCCTTTAAAGCTATCTGGGATTGGATCATTCTCTGTCTCACATTCTATACTGCGATCATGGTTCCATACAACGTTGCATTTAAGAACAAAACCAGCGAGGATGTTTCCCTACTGGTTGTCGACAGTATAGTTGAtgtcattttctttattgatatcgttttaaattttcacacaacATTCGTCGGTGCTGGTGGTGAGGTGGTCTCGGATCCGAAG GTAATACGgatgaattatttgaagtcaTGGTTCATAATAGATTTGCTAAGCTGTTTACCTTACGACGTATTCAACGCGTTTGACCACGACGAAGATGGGATAGGCAGCTTGTTTTCTGCCCTAAAAGTTGTACGACTCTTGCGATTAGGACGTGTTGTGAGGAAACTTGATCGTTACTTGGAGTACGGAGCAGCAATGCTAATTTTGCTACTCTGTTTTTACATGCTGGTTGCCCATTGGCTCGCCTGCATTTG GTATTCTATAGGGAGATCCGATGCTGATGCTGGTGTGCAATATTCTTGGCTGTGGAAACTGGCTAATGTTACACAGTCACCCTACAGCTATTTGTGGTCAAATGCAAGCGCTACACCAGAATTAATAGCTGGTCCCGCGAGACGTACAATGTACGTTACTGCCTTGTACTTCACAATGACCTGCATGACGTCGGTGGGCTTTGGAAATGTCGCAGCAGAAACtgataatgagaaaattttcaccatttgCATGATGATCATCGCTG CTCTTCTGTATGCTACAATATTTGGGCATGTAACGACCATAATCCAGCAGATGACGTCGGCAACAGCAAAGTATCACGATATGTTAAACAACGTTAGGGAATTCATGAAACTTCATGAGGTACCGAAAGCGCTTAGTGAACGAGTTATGGACTACGTCGTCAGCACGTGGGCCATGACCAAAGGGCTTGACACTGATAAGGTTCTTAATTACTGTCCCAAGGATATGAAGGCAGATATTTGCGTTCATTTAAATAGAAAGGTCTTCAACGAACACCCAGCCTTCag ACTGGCCTCTGATGGCTGTTTAAGAGCTCTCGCTATGCACTTCACGATGTCACATAGTGCACCAGGGGACCTCTTGTACCACACTGGCGAATCCATAGACTCTCTATGCTTCATCGTAACCGGGAGCCTGGAGGTGATACAGGACGACGAGGTAGTCGCGATTCTCGGCAAAGGAGACGTCTTTGGCGACAGCTTTTGGAAAGATTCTGCCATCGGTCAGAGCGCGGCCAATGTTAGAGCTTTGACGTACTGTGATCTCCACACCATCAAACGTGACAGACTGCTGGAGGTCCTCGACTTTTACCAAGCATTCGCAAACTCGTTTGCTCGTAATCTCGTCCTCACCTACAACCTTCGTCATCGG CTGATCTTCCGAAAGGTGGCTGATGTACGACGTGAGAAAGAACTCGCTGAACGTAGGAAAAATGAACCGCAGTTGGACCAAACACAAGATCATCTTGttcgaaagattttttcaag ATTCAAGACGGATGGAGAACCCCTAATGACAAAGATGGTGACCTGTCATCATCAGGATTCAGACGAGGAGCTCACTGTCAACGTACTACCACCATGGCCCAGTTTTAg GTTCCGCCGAGAGAGACATAACACAGATGTTGAAAAAGCGGACAACAAAGAAAATAAGGATGGGGAATCTTTGCATTCCAGAAAAATGTCGTCGAGTGATGAGAACAATGCTAATCGTACACGACCTAGCAAGTGGGGCCGTTTACTAGGCAGTTCTAGTCTAGACTCTAGTAATGAAACAGGCATGAATGATACTTTCAAACGTTCTCTAAGCGCCAGAGATTCAAGACCTAGCTCAAGTGCAAGTACTAATAAAGTTTTCCCAAAGCTAGCTAAGCTAGGGAGTACTGGTGCAACTATCGAGGAAGTCAGTGATacggaaaatttgaaagaatcaACACATGTACAAAATTTAAGTGCAGATTCCAAACAATTAAGTCTCAGAAGACTGGAAAGTTATGACGGAGGTCTGATATCACAACCGCATAATGACAGGGAGATTTTATCTGCTGTTTTAGAAGTTAAGGTTGATTTAAAGTTGGAAGTTCAAAAGGTTAATCAGAGATTAGCAAAGATAGAAGACATGTTACAGACTCTGATGAATCGCGTCTCTGTTAGTAGCACACCAATGACTGTAGTTCCTGCGCataatcaaaataattctACATCGACTCATTTGCAGAGCGTCAGTTCTGCAACACAAGGAGATAGTACAGAACAAAAGTCTGTAGATTCTAACAAAGAGCAATCGTGCgatcgtttcaaatttcaagaataTACGCAATCGCATTCTGATCGTTCTAAAGAAGTTTCAGATAGACTTATGAGCTGTCCTAGTGAATATAAAGCCCCTAAAGAAGTTAGCAAAGAGTTGTTCGAACGTTTAGCCCAGGCCTCAACCTCTCGGGATGACGTGAATCCTTTGGGACCATTAATTTTGAGAAAACGTAGGAGCAAATCGCGAAATAAAGGTGCAGCTCCTCAAGCCCCTCTAGCTACGCAGCCTGTGAGTCCTACGGATGCGACTGAAACTACACAAATGCTCGAACCTGCTGAAGAATCTGTAACGTCAAGCGCAGAAGCACGAACGGAAAGGTTAGAGCGGACCGAAAGATTAGAACGTAAGCGACCACCACCCAGACCTagagaatattcatga